From a single Helicovermis profundi genomic region:
- a CDS encoding alanine/ornithine racemase family PLP-dependent enzyme has translation MKTIFYPKLTINMNHLKKNISEISNLCAKNNIAITTVIKGFNGITQVDKAFIDNNIKSIGSSRIEQLEKIKELNPSIETLLIRIPSISNLERIIKSADVSLNSEYDVVKKIDTLCKKLNIKHSVILMFDLGDLREGFFNENEFIMAAKNIENNLSNIYLKGIGTNLGCYGSIKPSIKNLTRLSSIAENIETIIGRKLEIISGGASTSLSMLKNNTMPKKINHLRIGEAILINRDLEEYWGYDFSNLYNDIFTLKAEIIEIKNKPSYPVGEIFIDAFGNRPTYTDIGIRKRAILNIGKQDFGDHTKLIPTNKNIKIIGSSSDHLIVDITDCKIDYNLGDIISFNLYYEAMLFLSRSEYVVKELI, from the coding sequence ATGAAAACTATCTTTTATCCTAAGCTAACTATTAATATGAATCATCTAAAAAAAAATATCAGTGAAATATCAAATTTGTGCGCTAAAAATAACATTGCAATAACAACTGTAATAAAAGGATTTAATGGCATTACTCAAGTTGATAAAGCTTTTATAGATAATAATATTAAATCAATTGGGAGTTCAAGAATTGAGCAACTAGAAAAAATCAAGGAACTCAATCCTTCAATTGAAACTTTATTAATACGAATTCCTTCAATTTCAAATCTTGAAAGAATCATTAAATCTGCTGATGTTAGCCTAAATTCAGAATATGATGTAGTTAAAAAAATAGATACATTATGTAAAAAACTAAATATTAAACACAGTGTTATATTAATGTTTGATTTGGGTGATTTAAGAGAAGGCTTTTTTAACGAAAATGAATTCATTATGGCTGCTAAAAATATTGAAAATAATTTGAGTAATATTTATTTAAAGGGAATTGGAACAAATTTAGGCTGCTACGGATCAATAAAACCTAGTATAAAAAATCTAACCAGACTTTCTTCCATTGCAGAAAACATTGAAACTATTATAGGAAGAAAACTCGAAATAATTTCTGGAGGAGCATCTACATCACTTAGCATGTTAAAAAATAATACTATGCCAAAAAAAATAAATCACCTAAGAATAGGCGAAGCTATATTAATTAATAGAGATTTAGAGGAATATTGGGGTTATGATTTTAGTAATTTATATAATGATATATTTACTTTAAAAGCTGAAATTATTGAAATCAAAAATAAACCTTCATATCCAGTTGGCGAAATTTTTATAGATGCTTTTGGCAACAGACCAACCTATACAGATATAGGTATAAGAAAAAGAGCTATATTAAATATTGGTAAACAGGACTTTGGAGATCATACAAAACTGATACCTACCAATAAAAATATTAAAATCATTGGCAGTAGCTCAGATCATTTAATAGTAGATATAACAGATTGTAAAATTGACTATAATCTTGGAGATATAATTTCCTTTAATTTATACTATGAAGCAATGTTGTTTTTAAGTAGATCTGAATATGTCGTTAAGGAAT
- a CDS encoding threonine aldolase family protein — protein sequence MKMFGSDNDSGVHSKILEAIVNCNKEHENPYGYDTYSEKAIKKFKEIFTEKANVFFVPNGTAANVVGLSSLLRPFEGVVCVDNAHINVDECGAFERFTGSKILTVPLRNGKISTEDITRLLLAKGDEHRTQPKVISISQVSESGTIYTSNEIKEIADFAHKNNMLLHVDGARISNAAAALDISFKEMIVDTGVDLLSFGGTKNGMMYGEAIISFNEEATKNLLFARKQGMQLISKMRYISAQFIAYLENDLWKKTASHANNMAKLLVDGVKEIKEIKIIDSPDANIIIATIPKEWIEPLQKKTYFYLLEEPTNLVRWVASFDTLESEINEFIDEIKRLAKN from the coding sequence ATGAAAATGTTTGGAAGTGACAATGATTCTGGAGTGCATAGCAAGATACTTGAAGCTATAGTTAATTGTAATAAAGAACACGAAAATCCATATGGATATGATACTTACAGCGAAAAAGCAATTAAAAAATTTAAGGAAATCTTTACTGAAAAAGCAAATGTTTTTTTTGTTCCTAATGGTACAGCAGCAAATGTAGTTGGCCTCTCTAGCCTACTTAGACCTTTTGAAGGCGTTGTGTGCGTAGATAACGCGCACATCAACGTAGATGAATGTGGTGCATTTGAAAGATTTACTGGTTCAAAAATTCTTACAGTACCTCTTAGAAACGGTAAAATTTCAACTGAAGATATTACACGGTTACTACTTGCAAAGGGTGATGAACATAGAACTCAGCCAAAAGTAATATCAATTAGCCAAGTTAGTGAATCTGGAACTATCTACACTTCTAACGAGATAAAAGAAATAGCTGACTTTGCCCATAAAAACAATATGCTATTACATGTTGACGGAGCAAGAATTTCAAATGCTGCAGCTGCTCTTGATATAAGCTTTAAAGAAATGATTGTTGATACAGGTGTTGATTTACTTTCATTTGGAGGAACAAAAAACGGAATGATGTACGGGGAAGCAATTATTTCTTTTAATGAAGAAGCAACAAAAAATTTGCTATTTGCAAGAAAACAAGGTATGCAACTAATATCAAAAATGAGATATATTTCTGCACAATTTATCGCTTATTTAGAAAACGATTTATGGAAAAAGACTGCTTCTCACGCTAATAATATGGCGAAATTATTAGTTGATGGAGTAAAAGAAATTAAAGAAATAAAAATAATTGATAGCCCTGATGCAAACATAATTATTGCAACTATACCAAAAGAATGGATTGAACCACTTCAAAAGAAAACATATTTTTACCTACTAGAAGAACCTACTAATTTAGTAAGATGGGTTGCATCATTTGACACTTTAGAAAGCGAAATAAATGAATTTATTGATGAAATAAAGAGACTTGCGAAAAATTAG